In Oceanobacillus sp. FSL K6-2867, one DNA window encodes the following:
- a CDS encoding aldo/keto reductase, with translation MQHVTLNNGIQMPQLGYGVWKVPDEEVSIPVDQALQAGYRSIDTAKIYGNESGVGKAIANSGIAREELFITTKVWNSDQGYENTLNAFDASLGRLGLEYVDLYLIHWPTPKFDQYVETYQALEKLYKDGRVRAIGVCNFDIEHLERILEVCEIVPAINQVECHPYLQQKELRAYCKEHGIHVEAYSPLMNGKDVLENDLIQEIAKQKGKTAAQIILRWHLQSDMVVIPKTVTPSRMKENLDVFDFELSNEEMEKIASLDKGIRSNAVPNEMNKR, from the coding sequence ATGCAACATGTAACGTTGAATAATGGTATACAAATGCCACAGTTAGGTTATGGTGTTTGGAAGGTTCCAGACGAAGAGGTGTCAATTCCGGTTGACCAAGCATTACAAGCTGGATACCGCTCGATTGATACAGCTAAAATATATGGAAACGAATCTGGCGTTGGAAAAGCAATTGCAAATAGCGGTATTGCCCGAGAAGAGCTTTTTATTACCACGAAAGTATGGAATAGTGATCAAGGTTATGAAAACACATTAAATGCATTTGACGCAAGCTTAGGAAGATTAGGACTTGAATATGTTGATCTTTATCTCATTCATTGGCCAACACCGAAATTTGACCAATATGTTGAAACATATCAGGCATTAGAAAAGCTATACAAAGACGGTCGGGTAAGAGCGATTGGTGTTTGTAATTTTGATATCGAGCATTTGGAACGAATTTTAGAAGTGTGTGAAATAGTACCAGCAATCAATCAAGTGGAATGTCATCCATATCTACAGCAGAAGGAGTTACGTGCTTATTGTAAGGAACATGGAATTCATGTTGAAGCATACAGCCCGCTGATGAATGGAAAAGATGTGCTGGAAAACGACCTTATACAAGAGATAGCGAAACAAAAGGGAAAAACAGCTGCACAAATTATTCTGCGCTGGCATTTACAATCGGATATGGTTGTGATTCCCAAAACCGTTACACCATCAAGAATGAAAGAGAATTTGGATGTATTTGATTTTGAATTAAGCAATGAAGAAATGGAAAAAATCGCATCGCTGGATAAAGGGATCCGTAGTAACGCTGTTCCAAATGAGATGAATAAACGATAA